GTACGCGCTTGCGGATGGTGATTGTTGACAGCTTCGCTTGAAGAGAAGCCCCCTCAGGACGCAACCTGTCTGCTTCGCCCGATCCAATACGCCACCACTCCCAGCAGCGCGATGATGGCCGCAAAGCCCAGCGCTGAGATGCCAGCCACGCGCTCACCGCGTGCAGTCCACATCGCATAGGCAATCAGGCCCGTTGGACCAATGCCCAGCGCCACTGCAACCGCCAGCCCACCAGGCACGCGAAACGGCCTCGCCATTCCTGGAGCCTTCACGCGCAGCGCGACCAGCGCGACAAACTCCAGCACCAGCGCCACGCCATACAGCACCAGGTCAATCGAGATCAGGCGCTCGAACGAAAATCCCAGCGCCAGAGCCCATCCCACGCTGCATGCCAGCACGCTCACCCACGGAACACCGTTGTCCCATCGCTTCGTCAGCACACGCGGCAGCAGGCCGTCTTCCGCCATCGCATAGGGCAGCCGGGTCAGCGAAAGCGTCAGCGCATTGAACGTGCCCAGCCCGTCCAGCGACCCGGCCAGCACCACCATTAACGCCAGCGCAGGCCCTCCCAGCAGCCGCGCCGCGTCCACCCACGCTCCAGTCGAAAACCGCGCCGCAGGAATCCCCGACATCCACACCGCCATCAGTGGCAGCACATACACGCACGTCACCGCCAGGGCCGACAGAAACATCGCGCGCGGATAATTCCTCTGCGGCTCGTCCACCTCCTGCGCAATCGTCGAGGCGTTGTCCCAGCCCATGTAGTTCCACAGCGTCACCGACACCGCGCCGCCAATGTCGAGCCCCACCGGCGCGCCGCCCGGAGCAAACAACGCGCCGTGGCGCATCGCGTGCCACACTGCCAGCCCGATCAGCAGCACAAACGGCGACAGCGACACCGCCATCATCCGCTCCGAACCCCAGCCAACCGACACCGCGCCACGCAGGTTCCACACCGCCGAGATGCCCACGATCCCCAGCTTCAGCATCAGCCCGCCGTGCCCTGCCGTCAGCCGCGGCGCAACGTGCGAAAGATACAGCACAAACGTCGTCGGATAGATGGCCATGTCGAAGACGCTTGCCGCCAGGCTCAGCCACGCCTCCTGAAATCCCCAGAACGGCCCCATCGCCTCGCGCACCCAGTAGTAGAAGCCGCCGTCGACAGGCATGGCCGCCGCCAGCTCGCCCACCATCAGGCTCGTCGGCAGACTCCACAGCAGCGGCACGGCCAGCAGCAGCAACAGGGCCCATTTATATCCGGCCATGCCAATAATGTCTTCCAGCCCATACGGCCCGCCCGCTACCATAAAGTAGGTCGCGGCGACGAGCGGTAGCAGCCGCATCTTCGCCGCGCTGCCAGTCGTTCGTTGTGTCTGGGTCTGGGCCAATTGCTTTTACCGTCAACACAAATCTAACCGCCAGCCAGAGGCGAATCCACC
This is a stretch of genomic DNA from Edaphobacter acidisoli. It encodes these proteins:
- a CDS encoding APC family permease, translated to MAQTQTQRTTGSAAKMRLLPLVAATYFMVAGGPYGLEDIIGMAGYKWALLLLLAVPLLWSLPTSLMVGELAAAMPVDGGFYYWVREAMGPFWGFQEAWLSLAASVFDMAIYPTTFVLYLSHVAPRLTAGHGGLMLKLGIVGISAVWNLRGAVSVGWGSERMMAVSLSPFVLLIGLAVWHAMRHGALFAPGGAPVGLDIGGAVSVTLWNYMGWDNASTIAQEVDEPQRNYPRAMFLSALAVTCVYVLPLMAVWMSGIPAARFSTGAWVDAARLLGGPALALMVVLAGSLDGLGTFNALTLSLTRLPYAMAEDGLLPRVLTKRWDNGVPWVSVLACSVGWALALGFSFERLISIDLVLYGVALVLEFVALVALRVKAPGMARPFRVPGGLAVAVALGIGPTGLIAYAMWTARGERVAGISALGFAAIIALLGVVAYWIGRSRQVAS